One segment of Carya illinoinensis cultivar Pawnee chromosome 13, C.illinoinensisPawnee_v1, whole genome shotgun sequence DNA contains the following:
- the LOC122290914 gene encoding uncharacterized protein LOC122290914 codes for MEKAYDHINWDFLLYMLSRCGFGERWRKWMRHCMSTARFSVLVNGDPVGFFNNLWGLQQGDSLSPLLFVIIMKALSRMMSAAVEGGFFSRFSVENINISHLLFANDTLLFCEANVGHIQSLKAILLCFEAVSSLKINLAETEMVAVGEVRNIRGLANILGCAVSLLLLKYLGLSLGATFKAKAIWEEVMEKLENRLAG; via the coding sequence atggaaaaggcctaTGATCACATCAATTGGGACTTCTTATTATACATGTTGAGTAGATGTGGTTTTGGAGAAAGATGGAGAAAGTGGATGAGGCATTGTATGTCAACTGCTCGCTTCTCAGTTTTGGTAAATGGGGATCCGGTGGGTTTCTTTAATAATTTGTGGGGTTTACAACAAGGTGATTCATTATCACCTCTATTATTTGTCATAATAATGAAGGCTCTAAGTAGAATGATGTCGGCTGCAGTTGAGGGGGGATTCTTTTCTAGATTTTCAGTGGAAAATATCAACATTTCACATCTTTTGTTTGCGAATGATACTTTGCTATTTTGTGAGGCAAATGTAGGACATATACAATCCTTGAAGGCCATTTTACTGTGTTTTGAAGCGGTATCTAGTTTAAAGATTAATCTTGCGGAGACGGAGATGGTTGCTGTTGGTGAGGTGAGGAACATTAGGGGGTTGGCCAACATTTTGGGATGTGCGGTCTCTTTGTTGCTATTGAAGTATCTTGGCCTTTCGTTGGGGGCTACCTTCAAAGCCAAGGCAATTTGGGAGGAGGTGATGGAGAAATTAGAGAATAGATTGGCCGGGTAG